From one candidate division TA06 bacterium genomic stretch:
- a CDS encoding GNAT family N-acetyltransferase → MSQIPEITTSRLILRPFTLSDAPEVQKLAGRLEIADTTMNLPHPYPDGAAESWIGTHQKTWELGSGLTLAITLKDSGQVIGAIGLTINKDHNRAEMGYWVAVPHWGKGYCTEAARALLDYGFSGLKLNKIYATHLVRNPASGKVMQNIGMKYEGCLRQHVKKWDKFEDLAYYGVLKSEYKI, encoded by the coding sequence ATGTCTCAAATACCAGAAATAACAACTTCCCGTCTAATCCTGCGCCCCTTCACTTTAAGCGACGCCCCCGAAGTCCAAAAACTGGCCGGCCGTTTGGAGATCGCAGACACCACGATGAACCTGCCCCACCCCTACCCCGACGGGGCGGCCGAATCCTGGATCGGCACCCACCAAAAGACCTGGGAGCTGGGCTCGGGACTGACCCTGGCCATAACCCTGAAGGATTCGGGGCAGGTGATCGGGGCCATCGGCCTGACCATCAACAAGGACCACAACCGGGCCGAGATGGGATACTGGGTCGCCGTGCCCCATTGGGGAAAGGGATACTGCACCGAGGCCGCCCGGGCCCTGCTTGATTACGGGTTTTCCGGACTGAAGCTCAACAAAATATACGCCACTCACCTGGTCCGCAACCCGGCCTCGGGAAAAGTGATGCAGAATATCGGAATGAAATACGAAGGCTGCCTGCGTCAGCACGTGAAAAAGTGGGACAAGTTCGAAGACCTGGCCTATTACGGTGTCCTGAAGAGCGAGTACAAAATTTGA
- the queF gene encoding NADPH-dependent 7-cyano-7-deazaguanine reductase QueF, which produces MPKNKYGLTLLGRKVIKPSGKLEAFPNQNRGRDYRVTLETEEFTSLCPITGQPDFGAITISYVPDRLVVESKSLKLYLWSYRNKGVFHEAVVNKILDDLVKAVKPRQMQVTGNFKVRGGIAITVMAEYPDKNN; this is translated from the coding sequence ATGCCAAAAAACAAATACGGCCTGACCCTTTTGGGCCGCAAGGTGATTAAGCCCTCGGGAAAGTTGGAAGCCTTTCCCAACCAGAACCGCGGACGCGATTACCGGGTGACCCTGGAGACCGAGGAGTTCACCTCCCTCTGCCCCATCACCGGGCAGCCGGACTTCGGCGCCATCACCATCAGCTATGTGCCCGACCGGCTGGTGGTGGAATCCAAGTCCCTGAAACTGTATTTGTGGAGTTACCGCAATAAGGGCGTGTTCCACGAGGCGGTGGTCAATAAGATCCTCGACGACCTGGTAAAGGCCGTCAAGCCCCGCCAGATGCAGGTGACGGGCAATTTCAAAGTTCGGGGCGGCATCGCCATAACGGTGATGGCCGAATACCCAGACAAAAACAATTAA